Proteins from a genomic interval of Candidatus Rokuibacteriota bacterium:
- a CDS encoding ABC transporter substrate-binding protein: MRHSRALLQAFLALLLVGYAVSPATAADGNVTWGVHVSLAPTWFDPAEAPGIITPYMIYYALHDALVKPMPGQPVTPSLAESWSVSKDGLVYEFVLRKGVKFHDGEPLTAEDVKFSFERYRGSANKTLKERVVAIETPDPSHVRFRLKAPWPDFLTFYTGASGAGWIEPKKYVEKVGDEGFKKAPVGAGPYKFVSFTPGVELVLEAYDQYWRKPPHVKRLVFKVIPDEATRLAALKRGEVDIVYSVRGELAEEIQRTPALNLKPTVIQAPFWLYFPDQWDAKSPWHDQRVRLAASLAIDRPTINQALTLGFSKVTGSIIPNNFEFFWQPPPPVFDPAKAKKLLADAGYPNGFDAGDYYCDASYSNLAEVVLNNLQAIGIRAQLRPLERAAFFKAYAKKKLKNIIQGASGAFGNAATRLEAFVITDGIYVYGSYPDLDGLFREQAAERDSKRREATLQKIQQLVHDKAVYAPIWQLAFINGVGSRVGESGLGLIAGHAYSAPYEDVTLKGK, translated from the coding sequence ATGAGACATTCTCGCGCTCTCTTGCAAGCCTTCCTGGCACTGCTGCTGGTTGGGTACGCGGTGTCGCCTGCGACCGCTGCTGACGGCAACGTGACGTGGGGCGTGCACGTCTCCCTGGCCCCGACCTGGTTCGACCCGGCCGAGGCGCCCGGCATCATCACGCCGTACATGATCTACTACGCCCTGCACGACGCGCTGGTGAAACCCATGCCCGGGCAGCCCGTGACGCCGAGCCTCGCGGAGTCATGGTCGGTGTCCAAGGATGGGCTCGTCTACGAGTTCGTCCTCCGCAAGGGCGTCAAGTTCCACGACGGCGAGCCTCTCACCGCCGAAGACGTGAAGTTCTCCTTCGAGCGTTACCGCGGCAGCGCCAATAAGACCTTGAAGGAGCGGGTGGTCGCCATCGAGACGCCCGATCCGAGCCACGTGCGATTCCGGCTCAAGGCGCCGTGGCCCGACTTCCTGACCTTCTACACCGGCGCGAGCGGCGCGGGGTGGATCGAGCCCAAGAAGTACGTGGAGAAAGTGGGTGACGAGGGCTTCAAGAAGGCGCCCGTGGGCGCCGGTCCCTACAAGTTCGTCTCGTTCACGCCCGGGGTGGAACTGGTCCTGGAGGCCTACGACCAGTACTGGCGGAAACCCCCACACGTCAAGCGCCTCGTCTTCAAGGTGATCCCCGACGAGGCGACGCGCCTGGCTGCGCTCAAGCGCGGCGAGGTGGACATCGTCTACTCGGTACGCGGGGAACTCGCCGAGGAGATCCAGCGGACACCGGCGCTGAACCTCAAACCCACCGTGATCCAGGCCCCGTTCTGGCTTTACTTCCCCGATCAGTGGGACGCGAAGTCGCCGTGGCACGACCAACGCGTGCGGCTCGCAGCCAGCCTCGCCATCGACCGGCCGACGATCAACCAGGCGCTGACGCTCGGTTTTTCCAAGGTCACCGGAAGCATCATCCCCAACAACTTCGAGTTCTTCTGGCAGCCGCCTCCGCCCGTCTTCGACCCGGCCAAGGCGAAGAAGCTCCTGGCCGACGCGGGCTACCCGAACGGCTTCGACGCGGGCGACTACTATTGCGACGCCTCGTACTCGAACCTCGCCGAGGTCGTCCTCAACAATCTCCAGGCCATCGGCATCCGGGCCCAGCTGCGGCCGCTGGAGCGGGCGGCGTTCTTCAAGGCCTATGCTAAGAAGAAGCTCAAGAACATCATCCAGGGCGCTAGCGGAGCTTTCGGCAACGCCGCCACTCGCCTTGAGGCCTTTGTCATCACGGACGGCATCTACGTCTATGGCAGCTACCCTGACCTCGACGGCCTCTTTCGGGAGCAGGCGGCCGAGAGGGACTCCAAGCGACGCGAGGCGACCCTGCAGAAGATCCAGCAGCTGGTGCACGACAAGGCCGTGTACGCGCCCATCTGGCAGCTCGCGTTCATAAACGGCGTGGGGTCACGGGTGGGAGAATCGGGCCTTGGGCTGATTGCAGGCCACGCCTACTCGGCCCCCTACGAGGACGTCACGCTGAAGGGAAAGTAG
- a CDS encoding sigma 54-interacting transcriptional regulator encodes MCPWPPRPSCFACSRSAVRLLGGTASVQLDLRIVAATNKDLPAMVNDGRFREDLYFRLAVIPIRLASPRERLEDIMPIAEHCLRETAARLGKRIAGSDETAVQWIERHTWPGNVRELENVVERAVVLARDARITRADSVPSSPWTRPASPSGRREARGASMCDVCSKKCAATRGRRRRSSAFRCGRSSEGFLAATA; translated from the coding sequence ATATGTCCTTGGCCACCCAGGCCAAGCTGCTTCGCGTGCTCCAGGAGCGCGGTCCGCCTCCTCGGAGGGACGGCATCGGTGCAACTGGATCTTCGCATCGTGGCGGCCACCAACAAGGACCTCCCCGCCATGGTTAACGATGGTCGGTTCCGCGAGGACCTCTACTTCCGTCTGGCGGTGATCCCCATCCGGCTGGCGTCGCCCCGCGAGCGGCTGGAGGACATTATGCCGATCGCCGAGCACTGCCTCCGGGAGACGGCTGCCCGTCTCGGGAAGAGGATTGCCGGATCCGACGAGACGGCGGTGCAGTGGATAGAGCGGCACACGTGGCCGGGAAATGTCCGGGAGCTCGAGAACGTGGTCGAGCGCGCGGTCGTGCTGGCGCGTGACGCCAGAATCACGCGAGCCGACTCGGTACCGAGTTCACCCTGGACCAGGCCAGCTTCCCCCTCCGGCCGACGCGAAGCTCGAGGGGCAAGTATGTGCGACGTGTGCTCGAAGAAGTGCGCGGCGACAAGGGGGCGGCGGCGAAGATCCTCGGCGTTTCGGTGCGGACGCTCCAGCGAAGGTTTCCTGGCGGCAACCGCTTGA
- the otsB gene encoding trehalose-phosphatase, protein MATGHSQVNLPRSAYPKNEPADPAELAREIAREARSRGGLLLFTDYDGMLCPSVRDRRSVGLPLLVRGALVALATTPATRVVIISGEDACDLETRINVPGVIYAGCRGLQIQGAGIAFYHPAAARLREMLPLLAQELSECLAPLPGVEVEIKELGVTVHTRRVDPSAVPVIIAQAEELRRKSASEFKVCQSESTVDLFPDLDWRKGSSALWILEQWVREGRGQPVVVYLGDDDADEDAYLALREHGYAVHVGRLAAATPYWVVDRAAAIDLLAQIAFAWSVHSLGR, encoded by the coding sequence ATGGCGACCGGACATAGTCAGGTGAATCTGCCCCGATCGGCCTATCCGAAGAATGAGCCTGCGGATCCAGCCGAGTTGGCCCGGGAAATTGCGCGGGAAGCTCGGTCACGCGGGGGGCTGCTGCTCTTCACGGACTATGACGGCATGCTCTGCCCAAGCGTGCGGGATCGACGCAGCGTCGGGTTGCCGCTGCTGGTCCGTGGCGCTCTGGTGGCCCTGGCGACAACACCCGCCACGCGAGTCGTCATCATCTCTGGAGAGGATGCGTGCGATCTCGAAACCCGCATCAACGTGCCGGGTGTCATCTACGCCGGCTGCCGAGGACTTCAGATCCAAGGGGCGGGGATAGCCTTTTATCACCCTGCCGCCGCCCGACTGAGAGAGATGCTACCGCTCCTGGCTCAAGAGCTGTCGGAATGTCTTGCGCCCCTGCCGGGTGTAGAAGTGGAGATCAAAGAGCTCGGCGTCACGGTGCATACTCGCCGAGTCGACCCTTCAGCCGTTCCTGTGATCATTGCCCAGGCGGAGGAGCTCAGGCGGAAATCCGCGTCCGAGTTCAAGGTGTGCCAGTCCGAGTCAACGGTAGACCTTTTCCCGGACCTGGATTGGCGGAAAGGCTCCAGTGCTCTCTGGATCCTGGAGCAATGGGTGCGGGAGGGACGCGGTCAGCCAGTCGTCGTTTACCTTGGCGATGACGACGCGGATGAGGACGCCTATCTGGCGCTTCGAGAACATGGCTATGCGGTACACGTCGGGCGGCTGGCAGCCGCGACACCTTATTGGGTCGTCGACCGGGCGGCGGCCATCGACCTCTTGGCACAGATCGCGTTCGCTTGGAGCGTTCATTCGTTGGGCCGGTGA
- a CDS encoding response regulator gives MIVDDDAEMRALLRDVLERDGFLVHEHSAGDGLVPLLEDWIPDAIVLDTEMAGSNGLDLLPDIRRRHPRTPVVLVTAFGGSEVEAEALRLGAAYYMDKPFRVARLLEVLRAVVSQATRESDPPAGRIWVVNGDRT, from the coding sequence ATGATCGTCGATGACGACGCCGAGATGCGGGCCCTCCTGCGTGACGTCCTTGAACGCGACGGCTTCCTCGTACACGAACACTCAGCGGGCGATGGGCTCGTGCCACTGCTCGAGGACTGGATTCCTGATGCCATCGTATTGGACACGGAGATGGCGGGGTCGAACGGGCTCGATCTGCTGCCGGACATCAGGCGACGCCATCCGCGCACGCCAGTCGTGCTCGTCACCGCATTTGGCGGGTCGGAGGTCGAGGCCGAGGCGCTGAGACTCGGCGCGGCCTATTACATGGACAAGCCCTTCCGGGTTGCCCGATTGCTCGAGGTGCTGCGAGCGGTGGTCAGCCAGGCCACACGGGAGAGCGATCCGCCGGCAGGGCGAATCTGGGTTGTGAATGGCGACCGGACATAG
- a CDS encoding heterodisulfide reductase-related iron-sulfur binding cluster, translated as MAYDYKRYFDEIAVIRDLTNMPEEMKWRTAAPAQDGERHRIVLYLGCNVFRTSHMVQTVIAIFDRLGLDYVAVGGPTYCCGIVHHQQGDTVAAGGMADHTIKLFERYEPEEVVVWCPSCIYFYDEIRQARLPFKVSHAAEFLVSKLPEIRFTGRVNATVALHYHNVNQPRRSEGLAGQRLLEAVPGLRFVDIEPNPRFGRSCTPSVQQQVGPEVWNQMAREEIDRARAVGADTLATIYHGCQRYLCVFEPESPIAIEHYLSVFGRGLGIEFEDKFKKYRLWQDPERVLAETTPCQRANNVDAARARAVVVGAFGSLPSARGPDSSPPS; from the coding sequence ATGGCCTACGACTACAAGCGCTACTTCGACGAGATCGCGGTCATCCGCGACCTGACCAATATGCCGGAGGAGATGAAGTGGCGCACCGCCGCCCCGGCGCAGGACGGCGAGCGCCACCGGATCGTCCTCTACCTCGGGTGCAACGTCTTCCGCACCTCCCACATGGTTCAGACCGTCATCGCGATTTTCGACCGCCTCGGGCTCGACTACGTCGCGGTGGGCGGCCCGACGTACTGCTGCGGGATCGTCCACCATCAGCAGGGCGATACGGTCGCGGCCGGCGGCATGGCGGATCACACCATCAAGCTCTTCGAGCGCTATGAGCCCGAAGAGGTCGTGGTGTGGTGCCCGTCCTGCATCTATTTCTACGATGAAATCCGACAGGCCCGGCTTCCCTTCAAGGTCAGTCATGCCGCCGAGTTCCTCGTGTCGAAGCTCCCGGAGATCCGGTTCACCGGGCGGGTGAACGCAACGGTCGCGCTGCATTACCACAACGTGAATCAGCCCCGGCGGAGCGAGGGGCTCGCGGGGCAGCGGCTGCTCGAGGCGGTGCCCGGGCTTCGCTTCGTGGACATCGAGCCCAACCCGCGCTTCGGCCGGAGCTGTACGCCGTCCGTCCAGCAACAGGTCGGACCCGAGGTGTGGAACCAGATGGCGCGCGAAGAGATCGACCGCGCCCGGGCGGTGGGTGCCGACACCCTCGCCACGATCTACCACGGTTGCCAGCGTTATCTCTGCGTCTTCGAGCCCGAGAGCCCCATCGCCATTGAGCACTACCTCTCCGTCTTCGGCCGCGGGCTCGGCATCGAGTTCGAGGACAAGTTCAAGAAGTACCGCCTCTGGCAGGACCCGGAGCGCGTCCTCGCCGAGACCACGCCCTGTCAGCGCGCCAACAATGTCGACGCCGCGCGCGCCCGCGCGGTGGTGGTGGGAGCATTCGGGTCGCTCCCTTCCGCTCGCGGCCCGGACAGTTCCCCGCCGTCGTAG
- a CDS encoding type II toxin-antitoxin system RelE/ParE family toxin → MKSDVKPIIWMGSSRDDLRSFPEQVRRDMGQALYTAQQGETDPAAKPLKGFGGARVMEIVDRHDTNTYRVVYTTQFAGRVYVLHAFQKKSTKGIATLQKDIELIRRRLMEAGRLHRERQN, encoded by the coding sequence ATGAAGAGTGACGTAAAGCCAATAATCTGGATGGGCTCAAGCCGGGATGACCTGCGCAGCTTCCCGGAGCAGGTCCGCCGGGATATGGGCCAGGCGCTCTACACCGCCCAGCAGGGCGAAACCGATCCGGCAGCCAAGCCGCTAAAGGGCTTCGGGGGAGCCCGCGTGATGGAGATCGTCGACCGTCACGACACCAACACGTACCGCGTGGTCTACACAACGCAATTCGCCGGCAGGGTTTATGTCCTTCACGCTTTCCAGAAGAAGTCGACGAAGGGCATAGCAACACTGCAGAAGGATATCGAACTGATCCGCCGCCGGCTGATGGAGGCCGGGCGGCTTCATAGAGAAAGGCAGAACTGA
- a CDS encoding helix-turn-helix transcriptional regulator, protein MRKNRKERIRFEEGSGNVFADLDLEQPEQELLKARLTLQIYKLIKARGLTQAKAGEILGTKQPHVSALMRNRSGTFSVERLMQFLTDLGQDVEITVRPTRKEHGRLSVIVAA, encoded by the coding sequence ATGAGGAAGAACAGGAAAGAGAGAATCCGCTTCGAGGAGGGCAGCGGCAACGTGTTTGCCGATCTGGACCTCGAGCAGCCCGAGCAGGAGCTTCTGAAGGCGCGCCTGACGCTGCAGATCTACAAGCTCATCAAGGCGCGCGGCCTCACCCAAGCCAAGGCCGGCGAGATCCTCGGGACTAAACAGCCGCACGTCTCCGCGCTGATGCGCAACCGGTCGGGGACGTTCTCGGTCGAGCGTCTGATGCAGTTTCTAACCGACCTCGGGCAGGACGTCGAGATCACCGTGCGCCCGACCCGCAAGGAGCATGGGCGGCTCTCGGTCATCGTGGCGGCGTGA
- a CDS encoding DNA methyltransferase encodes MQDLTPVPRHCWMLPLPRTHPESIWDATPEPVLRALLLASRKRWAVLDPFCGAGTVGRVALGLGREWIGVERDPRMARLTARRLKLVRAR; translated from the coding sequence ATGCAAGACCTGACCCCGGTGCCGCGCCACTGCTGGATGCTGCCGCTGCCGCGCACGCACCCGGAGAGCATCTGGGACGCCACGCCCGAGCCCGTGCTGCGCGCGCTGCTTCTGGCGAGCCGGAAGCGCTGGGCGGTGCTGGATCCATTCTGCGGCGCGGGGACGGTGGGGCGCGTGGCGCTCGGCCTCGGCCGCGAGTGGATCGGCGTCGAGCGCGACCCGCGCATGGCGCGCCTCACCGCGCGACGGCTCAAGCTCGTCCGCGCGCGCTGA
- a CDS encoding HAMP domain-containing sensor histidine kinase, with amino-acid sequence MQQETRAQVEDERERAAGMARTIQIAVESALAVRGRPHTELVGLLDDLTLGQTAIDRIRVFDRTGQVLAASNARTAALPPSAETVARVIERGTGDLVESHVRDKDSWVYILPVRYSPLGGRDHSAAARMALEIAFVPPNSRMMARQAIRDVLLRVGVLTVSLALLIAVVLQRQVLRPVADLARSIRALGEGRRGPPLPVKRQDELGDLAAAFNRMTERLEEARQAMVAEAEYALDLEQKLRRSETLAVAGKLASGIAHEVGTPLNIISGRAEMVLRSLPPEHPGRQDLERIIHQIDRLSNIVRSLLDTVRLGKLEVQRVSVETLISQLLLLLEHVVRKRGVSMTTSIPKDLRDVAGDPSRLQQVFINLMMNAVEATPPDGMISVKAEPCPNDGRAGVSIEVTDTGAGIPPDAVGQIFEPFYTTKSLGEGTGLGLAITRDIIRDHGGLILAQSRPGHGSTFSVWLPAWEGLA; translated from the coding sequence GTGCAGCAGGAAACGCGCGCACAGGTGGAGGACGAGCGCGAGCGCGCCGCAGGGATGGCGCGCACGATCCAGATCGCGGTGGAGAGCGCCTTGGCCGTGCGTGGTCGGCCACACACCGAACTGGTGGGCCTGTTGGATGACTTGACTCTCGGACAGACGGCGATCGATCGGATTCGCGTCTTCGACCGAACGGGCCAGGTCCTTGCTGCCTCGAATGCCCGAACGGCGGCGTTACCTCCGAGCGCTGAGACGGTAGCACGGGTGATCGAGAGGGGGACAGGCGACCTCGTCGAGAGCCATGTCCGCGACAAAGACTCGTGGGTGTACATCTTGCCTGTCAGGTACTCCCCCCTGGGGGGCCGCGACCATTCGGCCGCCGCGCGGATGGCGCTGGAGATCGCCTTCGTCCCGCCGAACAGCCGGATGATGGCTCGCCAGGCCATCCGCGACGTGTTGTTGCGAGTCGGGGTCTTGACTGTCAGTCTGGCGCTGTTGATTGCCGTCGTGCTGCAGCGTCAGGTCCTGCGTCCCGTGGCGGACTTGGCCCGCTCGATCCGGGCCCTCGGTGAAGGCCGTCGAGGGCCGCCCCTGCCGGTGAAACGGCAAGATGAGCTCGGAGACCTAGCGGCGGCATTCAACCGCATGACAGAGCGTCTCGAAGAGGCCCGGCAGGCCATGGTGGCGGAGGCCGAGTACGCTCTGGACCTCGAGCAGAAGTTGCGCCGGTCGGAGACCCTGGCGGTGGCCGGAAAGCTTGCCTCCGGGATCGCCCACGAGGTCGGTACGCCGCTGAACATCATCTCTGGGCGCGCCGAGATGGTGTTGCGCTCGCTTCCCCCGGAGCATCCCGGCCGCCAGGATCTTGAGCGGATCATTCATCAGATTGACCGCCTGTCGAACATCGTTCGATCCCTGCTCGACACGGTGCGGCTCGGCAAGCTCGAGGTGCAACGCGTGTCCGTCGAGACGCTGATTAGCCAGTTGCTCCTCTTGCTGGAGCACGTGGTGCGCAAGCGCGGGGTCTCCATGACGACGAGCATCCCGAAGGACTTGCGCGACGTGGCCGGAGATCCCAGCCGGCTCCAGCAGGTCTTCATCAATCTCATGATGAACGCGGTCGAAGCCACGCCACCCGACGGGATGATCAGCGTCAAGGCAGAGCCATGCCCGAATGATGGGCGTGCCGGGGTATCGATCGAGGTCACGGATACTGGAGCAGGAATTCCTCCGGACGCGGTGGGTCAGATCTTCGAGCCGTTCTACACGACGAAGTCCCTCGGAGAGGGCACGGGGCTCGGCCTCGCCATCACCCGCGACATCATCCGCGATCATGGAGGCCTCATCCTCGCGCAGAGCCGTCCCGGCCACGGCTCAACCTTCTCCGTCTGGCTGCCCGCGTGGGAGGGGCTGGCATGA
- a CDS encoding M23 family metallopeptidase has product MRSFRTHPGIASFFVLAILILPASTGDIGPDPALVSRRVSPGGSPSIKTTVLKSRETLEMALRRSGVSRLDALEISAALRREMNLRRLTPGEQLVFERGNDGELLGVVHQRSPIERYEIRPHSAPEPNKGADGSGGRTWTAKAYRLPVETRVDTVAGHLEDSLFASVERLGEGPVLTAKFVALFEWDFDFAADALPGDEFRMLVEKRFAKGEFVGYGDITAAEYRSADRPTLSAVRFPDRDGSSRYYDFQGRATRKIFLRAPLEFTRITSGYSHARRHPILGGLRPHLAIDYGAPIGTPVRAVADGVVTAAGWAGGYGLSVTVHHARGYETMYNHLSRTRVRHGDRVRQRDVIGHVGATGLATGPHLDYRLRKNGRAIDPLSETFIPGEPVSAARLWEFQAYVQAVRDRLALAPAENRAADPLSR; this is encoded by the coding sequence ATGCGATCCTTCCGGACTCATCCCGGCATCGCGTCGTTCTTCGTGCTGGCAATTCTGATCCTCCCGGCGAGCACAGGCGATATCGGGCCCGACCCCGCCCTCGTGTCGCGCCGCGTGTCGCCTGGCGGCTCGCCATCGATCAAGACAACGGTGCTGAAGTCGCGGGAAACTCTCGAGATGGCGCTCCGGCGGAGCGGAGTGTCCCGACTCGACGCACTGGAGATCAGCGCTGCCCTCCGTCGCGAAATGAATCTGCGGCGACTGACGCCCGGCGAGCAGCTCGTCTTCGAACGGGGGAACGACGGAGAGTTGCTGGGCGTGGTGCACCAGCGATCCCCCATCGAGCGTTACGAGATCCGGCCCCACAGTGCGCCGGAGCCGAACAAAGGCGCGGATGGTTCAGGGGGGCGGACCTGGACCGCGAAGGCGTACCGGCTCCCGGTCGAGACGCGCGTCGACACGGTCGCGGGCCACCTCGAGGACTCGCTCTTCGCCAGCGTGGAACGTCTCGGTGAGGGGCCCGTGCTGACCGCAAAGTTCGTCGCCCTGTTCGAGTGGGACTTCGACTTCGCGGCGGATGCCCTGCCCGGCGACGAGTTCCGGATGCTCGTGGAGAAGCGCTTCGCCAAGGGCGAGTTCGTCGGCTACGGCGACATCACGGCCGCGGAGTACCGGAGCGCCGACCGCCCGACGCTCTCGGCCGTCCGCTTTCCCGACCGCGACGGGTCATCGCGGTACTACGACTTCCAGGGCCGGGCGACCCGGAAGATCTTCCTCCGCGCCCCGCTCGAGTTCACCCGCATCACCTCGGGCTACTCGCATGCCCGGCGGCACCCCATCCTCGGCGGTCTCCGGCCCCATCTCGCCATCGACTACGGCGCGCCCATCGGGACACCCGTGCGCGCCGTGGCCGACGGCGTGGTGACAGCCGCTGGCTGGGCGGGAGGATATGGTCTTAGCGTGACCGTCCACCACGCCCGGGGGTACGAGACGATGTACAACCACCTTTCCAGGACGCGGGTCCGCCACGGCGATCGCGTGCGTCAGCGTGACGTGATCGGGCATGTCGGTGCCACCGGACTCGCCACGGGACCGCACCTCGACTACCGGTTGCGCAAGAACGGCCGGGCGATCGATCCGCTGAGCGAGACGTTCATCCCCGGGGAGCCGGTGTCCGCCGCGCGCCTGTGGGAGTTTCAGGCCTACGTGCAGGCCGTCAGGGACCGGCTCGCGCTCGCGCCGGCGGAGAACCGCGCGGCAGATCCGCTCTCCCGGTAG
- a CDS encoding sigma-54 dependent transcriptional regulator: protein MTERRVLVVDDDAEMSAMLARHLESEDMAVVAATGGREALKALTSQEFDVVITDLVMDDVGGLEVLAAATRCRPAPRIILMTAFGTLETAIEAMRQGAYDYLAKPFKLAEVTVAVGRALDDHRLRRENARLRAEVERQQGLDRILGRSKIMQETVSQIRAVAGSDSSVLLLGESGTGKELVAQAIHWASPRRGGRFMAVNCAAVPETLLESELFGHEKGAFTGADRRREGLFAAASGGTLFLDEVGDMPPATQAKLLRVLQDRAVRPVGGTASTQLDLRIVTATNKDLPAMVKDGRFREDLYYRLAVIPIRLPSLRERPEDIRLIAEHYLRETVARLGKEIEGFDETALSWMEHHTWPGNVRELENVIERAVVLTHTPRITRADLGTEFTLYETNSPLRPTLAKLEGQYVRRVLEEVRGDKVAAAKILGVSVRTLQRRFKEL from the coding sequence ATGACCGAGCGGCGCGTTCTCGTCGTCGACGACGATGCGGAAATGAGCGCAATGCTGGCGCGCCATCTGGAGAGCGAAGACATGGCCGTCGTGGCCGCGACGGGCGGCCGGGAGGCGTTGAAGGCGCTTACCTCCCAGGAGTTCGATGTGGTCATCACGGATCTCGTCATGGACGATGTTGGTGGCCTCGAGGTGCTGGCCGCCGCCACCCGGTGCCGACCCGCGCCGCGCATCATCCTCATGACCGCGTTCGGCACCCTGGAGACGGCCATCGAGGCCATGCGTCAGGGCGCCTATGACTACCTGGCGAAACCCTTCAAGCTGGCCGAGGTCACAGTGGCGGTGGGCCGGGCCTTGGACGACCACCGCTTGCGCCGCGAGAACGCACGACTGCGCGCGGAGGTCGAGCGGCAGCAGGGACTGGACCGAATCTTGGGACGCTCGAAGATCATGCAGGAGACCGTGAGCCAGATCCGCGCCGTCGCTGGGAGTGACTCCTCGGTGCTGCTGCTGGGGGAGAGCGGAACCGGGAAGGAGCTCGTGGCGCAGGCGATCCACTGGGCCAGCCCGCGGCGCGGCGGGCGGTTCATGGCGGTGAATTGCGCTGCGGTGCCCGAGACCCTGCTCGAGTCGGAGCTCTTCGGCCACGAGAAGGGCGCGTTCACGGGCGCCGACCGCCGTCGGGAAGGACTCTTTGCCGCGGCGAGCGGAGGAACGCTATTTCTGGATGAAGTCGGGGACATGCCGCCGGCTACTCAGGCCAAGCTCCTTCGCGTGCTCCAGGACCGAGCCGTCCGGCCAGTGGGAGGGACGGCATCGACGCAGCTGGACCTTCGCATCGTAACCGCCACCAACAAGGATCTTCCGGCCATGGTCAAGGACGGTCGGTTCCGTGAAGATCTCTACTACCGGCTGGCGGTGATTCCCATCCGGCTGCCCTCGCTCCGCGAACGGCCAGAGGACATCAGGCTGATCGCCGAGCACTACCTCAGAGAGACGGTCGCTCGGCTCGGCAAGGAGATCGAGGGATTCGACGAGACGGCGCTCAGCTGGATGGAACATCACACGTGGCCGGGAAATGTTCGCGAGCTCGAAAACGTGATCGAACGGGCGGTCGTTCTCACGCATACGCCCAGAATCACGCGGGCCGACCTCGGAACCGAGTTCACCCTGTATGAGACCAACTCCCCGCTTCGGCCGACGTTGGCGAAGCTCGAGGGGCAATACGTCCGCCGCGTCCTCGAAGAAGTGCGAGGCGACAAGGTGGCGGCCGCGAAGATTCTCGGCGTCTCCGTGCGGACGCTCCAGCGAAGGTTCAAGGAGCTGTAG